In a single window of the Planctomycetia bacterium genome:
- a CDS encoding HlyD family efflux transporter periplasmic adaptor subunit — protein sequence MQNSPLKWLAVVAVVGLSAWLIPRACSTALKHEGDNATQGDKKATPPVTLARDAEGRRIFTVSKEVQERVGLTVQKLTPSQMQPHVRAIGQIEADPSQSFMLRSPVAGFLAIPDGTTWPRLGERISAGATIGSVRPRLSPVERYDLSTRLMQAHADVEEINADLVAAKSSYENKKRLNENGKVVSDRALEEAQAKVKSGEARLQASVETVRLLEDAMVQGRNQQSALPLVAQRAGEIVEMLAQPGEAVESGQLLLKTDDFAHLIARVTVSPGTILSQTPISAQIQVLGEETDVFQAKVISCVPADASAGRGQTFLASIDVGDKLLRPGMAVAATLESAGTPIEGVIVPRSAIIRFGGSTYVYVQSDEEQFTRKQFEAEAPDEAGSFVRRGLTADDRVVVVGAGILLSEELRAQIEAEAEGEE from the coding sequence ATGCAGAATTCACCGTTGAAATGGTTGGCAGTCGTCGCCGTCGTGGGCCTGAGCGCCTGGCTTATTCCCCGGGCATGTTCCACCGCGCTTAAGCACGAAGGTGACAATGCAACGCAAGGCGACAAGAAGGCCACGCCGCCCGTCACGCTGGCGCGAGACGCCGAAGGCCGGCGCATTTTCACGGTCAGCAAAGAGGTTCAGGAGCGGGTCGGCCTGACAGTGCAGAAGCTGACGCCCAGTCAAATGCAGCCCCACGTTCGGGCGATCGGCCAAATTGAAGCGGATCCGTCGCAATCTTTCATGCTTCGATCGCCGGTGGCGGGCTTTCTCGCGATTCCCGACGGCACGACATGGCCGCGACTGGGCGAACGAATTTCCGCAGGCGCAACGATCGGGTCCGTTCGGCCCCGTCTCAGTCCAGTCGAGCGATACGATTTGAGCACCCGCCTGATGCAGGCCCACGCCGATGTCGAGGAGATCAATGCTGATCTTGTGGCGGCGAAATCATCCTACGAAAACAAGAAGCGTCTGAACGAAAACGGCAAGGTCGTAAGCGATCGCGCCCTCGAGGAGGCCCAGGCCAAGGTCAAGAGCGGTGAGGCTCGGCTCCAGGCTTCGGTAGAGACCGTCAGGCTTCTAGAAGACGCGATGGTTCAGGGGCGTAATCAGCAGTCCGCGCTACCGCTCGTTGCCCAGAGGGCGGGAGAGATCGTGGAGATGCTGGCACAGCCCGGCGAGGCCGTTGAATCGGGCCAACTACTTCTCAAGACGGACGACTTTGCTCATTTGATCGCGCGAGTGACCGTCTCGCCCGGCACCATTCTCAGCCAGACTCCGATATCAGCGCAAATTCAGGTCCTGGGTGAAGAGACAGACGTCTTTCAGGCAAAGGTTATTTCCTGCGTGCCCGCTGACGCGAGCGCCGGGCGAGGTCAGACGTTTCTTGCTTCGATCGACGTCGGAGACAAGCTGCTCCGTCCGGGCATGGCGGTCGCAGCCACGTTGGAGTCCGCCGGCACGCCTATTGAGGGCGTCATCGTTCCTCGCAGCGCCATCATCCGCTTCGGCGGCTCTACCTATGTCTACGTCCAGTCCGACGAAGAGCAGTTCACGAGGAAACAATTTGAAGCGGAGGCGCCCGACGAGGCCGGGAGTTTCGTTCGAAGGGGCCTGACCGCCGACGATCGCGTTGTCGTCGTTGGCGCCGGAATTCTCCTTTCCGAAGAACTCCGCGCCCAGATCGAAGCAGAAGCCGAGGGAGAAGAGTAG
- a CDS encoding HAMP domain-containing histidine kinase, which translates to MSRVRWYHYYFVLALFDVLIILLSLRMHGRTISSAAGLIESAVDLDEQSRWLQLTQQRVIDLNAPGNDVFQMRDFDLHLRRFEVAKRNLREVLDAGKNLKSPLNVPTEPMEAMVAAAQEIFDEFKRFFASEATAEDRLQSLTTAGKAMARMDTQQHELLGALSVLFQRNAEKRDRLLLQHESELQQRVNSERYFIAAVVLVLVGILWFGRRLQRYDRELQEQRRMVEEERRERLAAIGELCTSVAHGIRNPLAAIRSSAQLTMELGQMDQNSKERLGDILNEGRRLGDRVTGLLSMARATSCGFSPVNLLQIVTRAVRELSPAFSERGLTIEQDIDPAEIMVMGDRHQLEQVVIELLSNALDHSKSGDCVRVACRRVSENGTVAIEVADQGPGVPERIRRRIFDLFFTTKAGGTGIGLATIKRYAKLHGGDTVLVPSSRGACFRFTMPVAPPGTCAVSSIQTGDSDASKIERYSKGNDSHPMQGPDSERARQEEMR; encoded by the coding sequence ATGTCGCGAGTACGCTGGTATCACTATTACTTCGTCCTGGCATTGTTCGACGTGCTGATCATCCTCCTCAGCCTCAGGATGCATGGCCGCACGATTTCCAGCGCCGCCGGCCTGATCGAATCCGCGGTCGATCTCGACGAGCAATCTCGCTGGCTTCAGCTCACTCAGCAGCGTGTCATCGATCTGAACGCCCCAGGCAATGACGTCTTCCAGATGCGGGACTTTGACCTGCACCTGCGTCGGTTCGAGGTCGCAAAGCGAAACTTGAGGGAAGTGCTCGACGCGGGAAAGAATCTGAAGTCTCCGCTCAACGTACCAACCGAGCCCATGGAGGCGATGGTGGCCGCGGCGCAAGAAATCTTCGATGAGTTTAAGCGATTTTTCGCGAGCGAAGCGACCGCCGAGGACCGCCTGCAATCGCTGACCACGGCCGGCAAGGCGATGGCTCGAATGGATACGCAGCAGCATGAGTTGTTGGGGGCGCTCAGCGTGTTGTTTCAAAGAAACGCCGAGAAACGGGATCGGCTCCTGCTGCAGCACGAGAGCGAACTGCAGCAGCGCGTCAATTCCGAACGCTACTTCATCGCGGCCGTCGTGCTGGTACTCGTTGGCATTCTCTGGTTCGGTCGGCGGTTGCAGCGGTATGACAGGGAATTGCAGGAACAGCGACGGATGGTGGAAGAAGAGCGCCGCGAGCGACTGGCCGCCATCGGCGAACTCTGCACCAGCGTGGCCCACGGGATTCGAAACCCGCTGGCCGCCATTCGAAGTTCGGCCCAGTTGACCATGGAGCTGGGTCAAATGGATCAGAACTCCAAGGAGAGACTTGGGGACATCCTGAACGAAGGTCGTCGGCTTGGCGATCGAGTCACCGGCCTGCTTTCAATGGCGCGGGCAACCAGTTGTGGATTCAGTCCGGTCAATCTCTTGCAGATTGTCACTCGTGCGGTGCGCGAGCTGAGCCCCGCGTTTTCCGAGCGAGGTTTGACGATCGAGCAGGACATCGACCCAGCCGAGATCATGGTAATGGGCGATCGCCACCAGCTTGAGCAAGTGGTGATAGAGCTGCTCTCGAACGCACTCGATCATTCGAAGTCAGGTGATTGCGTGCGTGTTGCCTGCCGCCGCGTTTCGGAAAACGGTACGGTCGCGATCGAAGTGGCTGATCAGGGGCCTGGAGTCCCGGAGCGCATCAGGCGCAGAATTTTCGATTTGTTCTTCACCACCAAAGCGGGCGGCACCGGCATCGGGCTCGCCACCATCAAGCGATACGCCAAGTTGCACGGCGGCGACACGGTTCTCGTGCCCTCGAGCAGGGGCGCGTGCTTCCGATTTACGATGCCCGTCGCTCCGCCGGGAACATGCGCAGTGAGTTCAATCCAGACAGGCGACAGCGACGCCTCAAAAATCGAGCGATACTCCAAAGGAAACGACAGCCACCCGATGCAAGGGCCGGACAGCGAGCGAGCCAGGCAGGAGGAGATGAGATGA
- a CDS encoding TolC family protein, with translation MNGLAKRTVIVILLSLWTACARVDPKHDFQRTGDMLAERTEAPEAYDPDTDAVVDARVAEILQDGLTIDEAVQVALLTNRGFQALFSSIGASRADVVQSGLLTNPSIGFMARFPEGGGRSNLTLTFAQELVDLWQIPVKRRIAEAQLEQTILDVARSGIDLAADVKKKFLQLATLERTEQIARENLDLVKQSIEIAQARLKAGETGQIDVNLLMANEIDVQTSLLSLSRDRAVAKADLGRVLGLARWKQPWKLTTAFEPSVMELPDDPTLIVFAMCERLEARMSAEKVRAAEAELERQYLNMFPSVSMGFEGERSERRALPGRKIPADTGKSSLRSGKLTAPDIETRGERNAARRQIIDLLLGPSLQVTLPVWDQNQAQIAKARYRAQQTRKEYEDLLDVVSAEVQSATAVLTTSVGLMRFYDDRGLPTAKQNLELARKAYEVGEQNIVAVIEAQKFLIAQRLAGVNIRRDYFVAEVELRRALGGRTPPATATSSATTQPTDIGGAD, from the coding sequence GTGAACGGACTCGCAAAAAGAACCGTCATCGTCATCCTTCTGTCACTCTGGACAGCGTGCGCGCGCGTCGATCCCAAGCACGACTTCCAACGAACCGGCGACATGCTGGCGGAGCGGACCGAAGCACCCGAGGCGTATGATCCCGATACCGACGCCGTTGTTGATGCGCGTGTCGCGGAGATTCTTCAGGACGGCCTGACGATTGACGAGGCGGTGCAGGTCGCCCTGCTGACGAATCGCGGCTTTCAGGCCTTGTTCTCGAGCATCGGAGCCTCCCGAGCCGACGTGGTACAGTCCGGCCTGCTGACCAACCCATCAATCGGATTCATGGCGCGATTCCCGGAGGGCGGTGGTCGATCCAACCTGACGCTGACCTTTGCGCAGGAACTGGTCGATCTCTGGCAGATTCCGGTCAAGCGCCGAATCGCCGAGGCCCAGCTCGAACAGACAATTCTCGACGTCGCCCGCAGCGGTATCGATCTTGCCGCGGACGTGAAGAAGAAGTTCCTTCAATTGGCGACGCTTGAGCGCACCGAGCAGATCGCCCGCGAGAATCTTGATCTCGTCAAGCAATCCATCGAGATCGCCCAGGCCCGGCTAAAGGCCGGAGAGACCGGACAGATCGATGTGAATCTCCTTATGGCCAATGAAATCGACGTGCAGACATCACTGCTGAGTCTTTCCCGTGATCGCGCCGTTGCCAAGGCCGACCTCGGCAGGGTGCTGGGCCTGGCCCGTTGGAAGCAGCCGTGGAAGCTAACTACGGCTTTCGAACCTTCCGTGATGGAGCTTCCCGATGATCCGACGCTGATCGTGTTCGCCATGTGCGAACGATTGGAAGCGCGAATGTCCGCAGAGAAAGTACGCGCCGCAGAAGCAGAGCTTGAGCGCCAATACCTCAATATGTTTCCAAGCGTATCTATGGGCTTTGAGGGCGAGCGCTCGGAGCGGCGCGCACTGCCGGGCCGCAAGATACCCGCGGATACCGGGAAGTCCTCGCTCCGTTCAGGCAAACTGACCGCCCCTGACATCGAAACGCGCGGGGAACGGAATGCGGCCCGGAGACAAATCATCGATCTGTTGCTCGGTCCCAGCCTACAAGTCACTTTGCCTGTGTGGGACCAGAATCAGGCACAGATCGCAAAGGCGCGGTACCGGGCTCAGCAGACTCGCAAGGAATATGAAGACCTGCTCGATGTCGTTTCCGCCGAGGTCCAAAGCGCCACGGCCGTACTCACCACCTCGGTCGGTCTCATGCGCTTCTACGACGATCGAGGCCTTCCAACCGCCAAGCAGAATCTTGAGCTGGCGAGAAAGGCATATGAGGTCGGCGAACAGAACATCGTGGCGGTCATCGAGGCTCAGAAATTCCTGATCGCTCAACGACTCGCAGGGGTGAATATCCGGCGTGACTATTTCGTGGCAGAAGTGGAATTGAGGCGAGCACTTGGCGGTCGAACGCCGCCGGCGACCGCAACCTCTTCGGCCACAACTCAACCCACCGACATCGGAGGCGCCGATTAA
- a CDS encoding efflux RND transporter permease subunit: protein MLNAVVESSIRRRGVVLCLAGALLFLGVRTAMHAKLDVFPDFVQPQAVIQTEAPGMSPEQVESLVTRQVEGAVSGITNLESLRSQSIQGLSIVTVVFEEKADIFIARQMLSEQLNSVSVELPAGVKPPRLAPLTSSTMDLLKIGLVSDHQSPMELRAFAEWTLKPRLQAVPGVAQVGVMGGETRQLQIQIDPARLLAHQVSLNELIDTARQSTGAVGAGFIETDSQRIVLQSEGQSLNADQLGEVIVASSASGIVRLKDVADVREAAAFQFGDVLIQGGPGVLVKVLSQFGSNTMDVTEGVEAALEEMTPALEAEQIKVFPRLHRPATFIETALHHVRFALYIGGLLVTVVLLLFLFNLRTAMISILAIPLSLLSAVIIMEWLGFTMNTITLGGLAIAIGEVVDDAIIDVENILRRLRENRHLAAPKPFAQVIRDASIEVRSAVVYATFVVVLVFVPVLTMSGLQGRMFAPLGVAYILAILASLFVALTVTPALSCMLLTPQSLTAAEPFFLQRFRDGYKSLLVRFVRRRNLIIATCVGLGLAAFGLLRGFGEEFLPEFREGHFVVQVNAAPGTSLREMMRIGGLISRDMLDSIKVAGQPVIDTISLQAGRAELGEDPWGPHRSELHVELKPDVPGADQADVQQQIRDLLSQYPGNTYEVLTFLGDRIGETLTGETAAVVVNLFGDDLDALDDKAQELARIVGGIDGAEDVRVASPPGSPETLISLRPDRLQACGFQPVEVLSAIQTAFQGAAVAQTYEGNRVFDVVVLLEPALRQDPDTIGSLLISNKAGQYFPLGQLADVDRRTGRYMILHDGGRRKQAVACNVAGRDVGGFVGELRERAAKVVLPSGTYLAFGGTAEAGVEARGELLLHGGIVGMGILLLLGAVFRNARNTILVLANLPFAFVGGVLAVFLTGGTLSIGSIVGFVTLFGITMRNSVMMISHFEHLVTQEGETWDTHTALRGASERLIPVLMTALVTGLGLLPIALGSGEVGREIEGPMALVILGGLISSTILNLLVLPVLALRFARFWAPDQRQAMN from the coding sequence GTGCTGAATGCCGTCGTCGAATCCTCGATCCGTCGGCGCGGCGTCGTGCTTTGTCTGGCCGGCGCGCTGCTATTCCTCGGCGTGAGAACGGCCATGCACGCCAAGCTCGACGTGTTTCCCGACTTTGTGCAGCCCCAGGCCGTCATTCAGACCGAGGCGCCGGGCATGTCGCCGGAGCAAGTCGAATCGCTCGTCACGCGACAGGTCGAAGGGGCCGTCAGCGGAATCACGAATCTGGAGTCTCTCCGCTCCCAGTCGATCCAGGGACTGTCCATCGTCACTGTCGTCTTCGAAGAAAAGGCCGACATCTTCATCGCAAGGCAAATGCTCAGTGAGCAACTCAATTCGGTTTCCGTGGAGCTTCCGGCGGGCGTCAAGCCGCCGCGACTCGCGCCGCTGACGTCATCGACGATGGATCTCCTGAAGATCGGGCTCGTTTCCGATCACCAATCACCGATGGAACTTCGGGCCTTCGCCGAATGGACCCTTAAGCCGAGGCTTCAAGCCGTGCCGGGTGTCGCACAGGTCGGGGTCATGGGCGGCGAGACGCGCCAGCTTCAAATCCAGATTGATCCCGCACGACTCCTCGCCCATCAGGTCTCTCTCAATGAATTGATCGATACCGCACGCCAGTCCACTGGCGCGGTTGGCGCCGGGTTTATCGAGACCGACAGCCAGCGCATCGTGTTACAGAGCGAAGGCCAATCGCTCAATGCCGACCAACTTGGCGAAGTCATCGTTGCCAGTTCCGCATCGGGCATCGTCCGCCTTAAGGATGTCGCCGACGTGCGTGAGGCCGCTGCCTTCCAATTCGGCGACGTGCTCATTCAGGGCGGACCGGGCGTGCTCGTGAAAGTACTCAGTCAGTTCGGCTCCAACACGATGGACGTCACGGAAGGCGTGGAAGCAGCCCTCGAAGAAATGACTCCTGCCCTCGAGGCGGAGCAAATCAAGGTATTCCCCCGTCTCCATCGGCCCGCGACTTTCATTGAGACCGCGCTTCATCACGTTCGATTCGCCCTCTACATCGGTGGCCTGCTGGTCACGGTTGTCCTTCTGCTGTTCCTGTTCAATCTCCGCACCGCGATGATTTCGATTCTCGCCATTCCGTTGTCGCTGCTCTCCGCCGTCATCATCATGGAATGGCTCGGTTTCACCATGAACACCATCACGCTTGGCGGACTCGCCATCGCCATCGGCGAAGTCGTCGACGATGCGATCATCGACGTCGAGAACATCCTCCGCCGCCTGCGGGAAAACCGGCATCTGGCGGCCCCCAAGCCGTTCGCGCAGGTCATTCGCGACGCATCCATTGAGGTCCGCAGCGCGGTCGTCTACGCCACTTTCGTGGTCGTTCTCGTTTTCGTTCCCGTGCTCACCATGTCCGGTCTTCAGGGGCGCATGTTCGCCCCGCTTGGCGTCGCTTACATCCTCGCGATCCTGGCGTCCCTGTTCGTCGCCCTGACTGTAACCCCCGCCTTGTCGTGCATGCTCTTGACGCCTCAAAGCCTGACCGCCGCCGAACCGTTTTTTCTGCAACGATTTCGCGATGGGTACAAGAGCCTTCTCGTGAGATTTGTCCGCCGGCGCAATCTCATTATTGCCACCTGCGTCGGCCTGGGTCTCGCCGCATTCGGCCTGCTTCGCGGCTTTGGCGAGGAGTTTCTTCCTGAATTCCGCGAGGGTCACTTTGTCGTCCAAGTCAATGCCGCTCCCGGGACGAGCCTCCGCGAGATGATGCGTATCGGCGGCCTCATCTCCCGCGATATGCTCGACTCGATCAAGGTGGCAGGCCAGCCGGTGATCGATACTATCTCACTACAGGCGGGTCGAGCCGAGCTTGGCGAGGACCCATGGGGGCCGCATCGCAGCGAACTGCACGTCGAATTGAAACCCGACGTGCCCGGCGCCGATCAGGCAGACGTGCAGCAACAGATTCGCGATCTGCTCAGCCAATATCCCGGAAATACCTACGAAGTGTTGACGTTTCTCGGGGATCGCATCGGCGAAACGCTGACCGGTGAAACCGCCGCGGTTGTGGTCAATCTCTTCGGCGATGACCTCGATGCGCTGGACGACAAGGCGCAGGAACTCGCCCGCATCGTCGGTGGCATCGACGGGGCTGAGGATGTTCGCGTTGCCTCACCTCCCGGCTCGCCGGAGACACTGATCTCGCTGAGGCCAGATCGACTTCAAGCCTGTGGTTTTCAGCCCGTCGAAGTCTTGTCGGCCATTCAGACCGCCTTCCAGGGAGCGGCCGTCGCGCAGACCTATGAAGGCAATCGCGTCTTTGACGTGGTGGTGCTGCTGGAGCCTGCTCTCAGACAGGATCCCGACACCATCGGCTCGCTCTTGATCTCCAACAAGGCCGGTCAGTACTTTCCACTTGGCCAACTCGCCGACGTCGACCGCCGAACCGGTCGCTACATGATCCTTCACGACGGCGGTCGGCGCAAGCAAGCCGTGGCGTGTAACGTCGCGGGCCGTGATGTCGGCGGGTTTGTCGGCGAACTCAGAGAGCGAGCGGCCAAAGTCGTGCTTCCGTCGGGAACCTACCTCGCCTTTGGAGGAACCGCCGAAGCCGGCGTTGAAGCGCGCGGCGAACTCCTTCTGCACGGCGGCATCGTGGGGATGGGCATTTTGTTGCTGCTCGGCGCGGTTTTCCGAAATGCCCGCAACACCATACTCGTGCTCGCCAATCTCCCGTTCGCGTTCGTCGGTGGTGTGCTCGCGGTCTTTCTGACCGGCGGGACCCTGTCGATCGGATCCATCGTGGGATTCGTCACGCTCTTCGGCATTACCATGCGTAACTCCGTCATGATGATCTCTCACTTCGAGCATCTGGTGACACAGGAAGGTGAGACATGGGACACCCACACCGCGCTTCGCGGTGCTTCCGAAAGGCTCATCCCCGTCCTCATGACGGCTCTCGTGACAGGTCTGGGCCTACTCCCCATTGCCCTGGGGTCGGGCGAAGTCGGTCGCGAAATCGAAGGGCCGATGGCCCTGGTCATCCTCGGCGGCCTGATCTCCTCAACAATCCTGAACCTCCTCGTCCTGCCGGTCCTGGCCCTGAGATTCGCACGCTTCTGGGCGCCGGATCAACGGCAGGCGATGAATTGA
- a CDS encoding response regulator transcription factor: protein MRALVIEDDVGIRTFVCRGLRESGFVVEEAMEGFEGHRMATTEAYDVLILDLMLPGRDGFSILRDLRGMGVKTPVICLTARDAVDDRVRGLNLGADDYLVKPFSFAELLARIHATLRRGASLAMNPIVIGDLRLDVMARQVHRGDEKIELSSREFSLLEYLAKNAGHVLSRTMILEKVWDMNQDPMTNVVDVHINRLRKKVDHGFSKPLIHTIRGVGYVLREE from the coding sequence ATGCGTGCCCTGGTCATTGAGGACGACGTCGGAATTCGGACATTTGTCTGCCGCGGCCTGCGGGAATCAGGGTTTGTCGTTGAAGAGGCGATGGAGGGGTTTGAAGGCCATCGAATGGCCACGACGGAAGCATACGACGTGTTGATTCTCGATCTCATGTTGCCGGGTCGCGATGGCTTCAGCATTCTCCGCGATCTGCGGGGCATGGGCGTAAAGACGCCCGTCATCTGCCTGACCGCGCGCGACGCGGTAGATGATCGCGTCAGGGGACTTAATCTCGGCGCTGACGATTACCTCGTCAAACCCTTCAGCTTCGCGGAGCTACTCGCGAGAATTCACGCTACGCTGCGCCGCGGCGCATCGCTCGCGATGAACCCGATTGTGATTGGGGATCTGCGTTTGGATGTCATGGCCCGACAGGTGCACCGCGGCGACGAGAAGATCGAACTTTCAAGCCGCGAGTTTTCCCTGTTGGAATATCTCGCGAAAAACGCCGGACACGTCCTGTCGCGCACCATGATCCTCGAAAAAGTCTGGGATATGAATCAAGACCCGATGACCAACGTCGTCGACGTGCACATCAATCGACTGCGCAAAAAAGTCGATCACGGCTTCTCCAAGCCTTTGATCCATACCATTCGGGGCGTGGGCTATGTCCTTCGGGAGGAATAA
- a CDS encoding heavy metal sensor histidine kinase, whose product MRLTLWGTAVTCSVCLILCVGLYIGLRLSLMGEVDRFLEGEVLEFRSILSEANDNLLEIEQDIRRELGSRLRNDLTFRLLDSHGRLLVTSDPDDRLPPQWIPPARDAEDESRVVLETVPLAGLDYPARVCSRWVTLPDGSSCLAQATYLLDRVNNSLSIFRRACALALLLAALLAFVGGRWLANRSLVPVGRMANAARRIGAAGTLSERIDRTGTADELDRLAETLNEMLERIERQVRQIQQFTADAAHELRTPLAALRGGAEVALSRARTSEELRKVMEESIEHYVRLSRLTDDLLLLARADAGHLALHVEKFRLDRAVADVVDLYAPAAGEHGLDLRLGESREVWIEGDSSRIRQLVGNILDNSIKYIGNGKRIDVSVAVENGRAALRVKDDGVGISPDEVDHVFDRFFRADKARVHESSNGAGLGLAICQSIVKLHQGTIDLQSTPNIGTQVVVSMPSIAPPTAQFRTEQVRHAPRS is encoded by the coding sequence ATGCGGCTCACGCTTTGGGGGACTGCGGTCACATGCAGTGTGTGTCTCATTCTCTGCGTAGGGCTTTACATTGGGCTCCGCCTGTCACTCATGGGCGAAGTCGATCGGTTTCTGGAAGGCGAGGTACTCGAGTTCAGGTCGATTCTCTCCGAGGCCAATGATAATCTGCTGGAGATCGAGCAGGATATCCGTCGCGAGCTGGGCAGTCGGCTGAGAAACGACCTGACATTCCGCCTGCTTGATAGTCACGGCCGCCTGTTGGTGACGAGTGATCCAGACGATCGACTTCCACCTCAGTGGATTCCGCCGGCCCGGGACGCCGAAGACGAAAGCCGCGTCGTCTTAGAGACGGTTCCACTTGCCGGCCTCGATTATCCGGCACGGGTTTGCAGTCGATGGGTGACATTGCCGGACGGCTCGTCATGTCTTGCTCAGGCGACCTATCTTCTAGATCGTGTCAACAACTCACTGTCGATCTTTCGTCGTGCCTGTGCACTTGCCCTGTTGCTCGCGGCACTGCTCGCATTCGTGGGAGGCCGCTGGCTTGCGAACCGCAGTCTCGTGCCCGTTGGAAGGATGGCCAATGCCGCGAGACGCATCGGTGCGGCAGGTACCCTTTCAGAGCGAATCGACCGCACCGGCACGGCAGATGAACTCGACCGGCTGGCCGAGACGCTTAATGAAATGTTGGAGCGAATCGAGCGGCAGGTTCGTCAGATTCAGCAGTTCACCGCCGACGCGGCCCACGAACTTCGAACGCCGCTTGCCGCCTTAAGGGGGGGCGCCGAAGTGGCGCTTTCTCGAGCTCGAACATCTGAAGAACTCAGAAAGGTGATGGAAGAGTCGATCGAGCACTATGTGCGCCTGTCGCGCCTCACCGACGACCTTCTTCTGCTCGCGCGGGCAGATGCGGGCCACCTCGCGCTCCACGTTGAAAAGTTCCGGCTTGATCGGGCTGTGGCCGATGTGGTCGATCTCTATGCGCCGGCGGCGGGCGAGCACGGACTCGATCTGCGCCTTGGTGAGTCACGCGAGGTCTGGATCGAAGGCGACAGCTCGCGAATCCGGCAGCTCGTCGGCAACATCCTCGACAATTCAATCAAGTACATTGGGAATGGAAAGCGAATTGACGTGAGCGTCGCCGTGGAGAATGGCAGGGCTGCCCTCCGCGTCAAGGACGACGGCGTGGGGATCTCGCCGGACGAAGTCGACCACGTCTTCGATCGCTTCTTTCGCGCCGACAAGGCGCGCGTTCATGAGAGCAGCAACGGCGCGGGACTGGGACTTGCGATCTGTCAGTCCATCGTCAAGCTGCACCAGGGCACGATCGACTTGCAGAGCACGCCGAACATCGGCACACAAGTCGTCGTCTCAATGCCGAGTATCGCCCCTCCGACTGCCCAATTCAGGACCGAACAAGTTCGCCATGCACCTCGTTCCTGA
- a CDS encoding four helix bundle protein has translation MAFAFEKLIVYQRSVDFADQVSAATEAFPRGYGFLADQLNRASLSIAANIAEGNGRFTKPDRRNFFTIARGSVQECVPLLELARRRSLITPERHTNMKNELEEVAKMLSGLINGLDKRTA, from the coding sequence ATGGCCTTCGCATTCGAGAAACTCATCGTCTACCAGAGATCGGTCGACTTCGCCGATCAAGTCTCCGCTGCCACTGAGGCCTTCCCACGCGGCTACGGTTTTCTCGCCGACCAGCTCAACCGGGCGTCGCTGTCAATCGCCGCCAACATTGCCGAAGGCAATGGTCGCTTCACGAAACCAGACCGTCGCAACTTCTTCACCATTGCCCGAGGGTCAGTGCAGGAATGCGTACCCCTGCTGGAACTTGCACGAAGGCGCTCGCTTATCACGCCTGAACGACATACGAATATGAAGAATGAACTCGAGGAAGTCGCCAAAATGCTCTCCGGCCTGATCAACGGCCTGGACAAGCGCACGGCCTAA